In Pirellulaceae bacterium, the sequence AAGGGATCGATTTAGAAAAGTGGAATCGAATCAAAGGTTTGCCTTATGAGTTAGGAGGCGTGGGTGCCGCACCGGGTGTTTGCCAGCTTCCGGGACCTCTCGCAAAACGTAATTGGCCGGATCGAGACAAATACAAGAATGTGAAGCAGGTGCCAGGAATGTGCCAGCTGTGCAGCACGGTTTGCGGCATTGTCGGCCATGTGAAGGACGGCCGTTTGATCAAGATTGAAGGCAATCCCAACGATCCTAACAGCCGAGGACATCTTTGTGCACGCGGTCATGCAGGCTTGAATCACCTTTATCATCCCGAGCGATTGCTCTACCCGATCAAACGAGTCGGTGAACGCGGAGAGGGGAAATGGCGACGAATCACCTGGGATGAGGCGCTGGACGAAATCGCCGCGAAGCTGAAGGCCGTGCGAGAGAGTGGCCATCCCGAGGAGTTTGCCTTTCATCAAGGACGACAGCGCAGTAAGGATGCCCTGAAGCGGTTTTTGGATGCTTACGGGACCAAGACACAACTGAGTCATCGGGCTTTATGCTCCGGAAATCGACGCGCTGCGAATTTGACCTATTTGTGGGAGAGTGATTGGGATCTTAACGATGTTGAACACTCGAAGTACATCTTGAACTTTGGCAGTAATGCGTTTGAGGCTCATCAAGGGCATGTCCCCTTTGCGACTCGTATTCAAAACGGTCGATTTAAGAATGGCGCGAAACTGGTTACTTTTGATGTGCGATTGTCGAATACGGCCGGTGGAAGTGACGAATGGTTTGCACCTTTTCCGGGAACTGATGGCGCCGTGGCTTTGGCCATGTGCCACACGATCTTGAAAGAAAACCTGCACGATGCTGAATTTATTCGTCGTTGGACAAATGTCACCGTTGACGAGTTACGAGAACATGTCAAATCGTATACCGCCGATTGGGCGGAAGGGTTGAGTGGAATCCCTGCCGCAGATATTCGCCGAATCGCGATTGAATTTGCCAACGCGGCGCCGGCTTGTACGACCATGTGCAATCGAGGCAGTTCGGCACACATCAACGGTTTTTATAACGATCGTGCGATCCAACTTCTTAACGCGCTCGTTGGTAGTGTTGGGAAAAAAGGTGGTTGGTGTTGGTCGCCTTGGGGTGGGTTAGACCCGGTTGTGAAGACGCCCAAAATGCCGCCAGGAGCAAAAACGTGGAGCGTTCTCGAAGACCCTCCGGAGTATCCGTTGGCGAATGTCTGGCGCAGGATGCGGGTTGGTGAATTGGTGTACCTGTATCTGTTACAGGGGCGTACCAAGCTACAAGCTTACATGACCTATAATCTTGACTCGCCGCTGACTTGGCCAGAGGAAAGCCTCACGCAGCAAGTGCTTACTAACGAGAAGATGATTGAGTTCCACGTTTGTATTAACTGCTTCTATAACGAAACGGCTCATTACGCCGACATCGTTCTGCCTTGGGCAACCTATTTGGAGCGGTGGGACCTCGACGCTCGCGGAGCCTACAATCTGCGACCTTATGTGGGCTTACGCACACCCATGATTGAGCCACTTGGTGAATCAAAAGACGTGCGAGAATTCTTTCCTGAATTGGCCAAACGAATCGGCGGAGGAATGGAGGAATGGTATAAGGAATCGATCGAAGAATATATGGAAGAGTGGGCGTCCAACGTGCCGGAGAATCCCGAAACGGGTAAGCAAGGACTCGAGCGATTGTTGGATGAGGGGGCCTGGGAAGCTGAACGCGAGCCCTTCTACGAACCGTATAACATTCCGCTTGCCGATGATGAAATGCAGGGAGCCGTGGTGGATCCAACTTCTGGCGTCATTTTGAAAGACGAAGTTGGGATTGGCATTATGCAGGATGGAAAGCCCTTGCGCGGATTTAAAACCCCCAGCCGTAAATTCGAGATTCGGAGTCTGTTTGTACAAAAAATCGGCAGAAATGAGGATTGCTCAGAACTCATCGCTCGGAGTGGAGTTTCCAAAACAAAAAGTCGACCCGCCAGTCATCAAGGCCATGATGTGGAGGTTGATCCCATGCCAACTTGGTTTCAACCTGTGGAACATCAGCACTTGGCCGACGATGAAATGATCATGACAAGCTTCAAGTGGAATGTGCACAATCATGGTCGCACGATGAACCTAAAATGGTTGGCTGAAATTGTGCATTCCAATCCTGCTTGGATTAATCCTCAAACAGCTTCAAAGCTCGGTTTGAAAGATGGGGATTGGATTGAACTCACTTCGTATTATTCGACTGAGTTGGAAAAACAGTCGCCGCACCTCAAACGTGACGATTTGCCGACGACCGATGGGCGTCGGTCGGTCGCCACGATGCGCGTGCCGATTGTGACGATGGAAGGCATTCATCCACGCGCCTTGGCTATGAGCAATAGTTGTGGGCATTGGCAGTATACGAGCGTGGCACAGGCTCGTAAGGAACCAGTAAGCGATGGACATCTTGTCGGCAGTGATGGGCAAGCTTATCGGGATGCCGATTGGGAACGTAATATGTGGTGGGAGGATGAATCGGGTAACGACCCAAAACAGTGGAAGCCGAATACGGGGAACGGTTGGAATCAAAATCGTTTGATGCCGATTTCACCTGACCCTGTCAGCGGCCAGCAATCATTTCATGACACCGTCGTTAAAGTAACCAAGGTTGGATGACCCTTGAGCCAAAATAAGATACCGTTGTCGTCTGCCCGCGATGCGAGCGCCAGAAGTAACACCTATCGGTTGTTGGCCAGACTCTGGCAACGCGAGTTGGACGCGAAACTATTGGAGGTTTTGCAAGATCCATCCCTCAGTGAATCGTTTTTGGCTGCGGGCGGTGTTCTGCCAACGAATGATGCGGATACGGTCGAACAGTTGGCGATTGACTTCTGCCAGTTGTTTGTTGGTCCGAAAAACCATCTGCCACCGTATCAATCGGTCTGGGAGAGTGGTCAACTTGATGGCGAGGCAACGGTCTCAATGCGTCAGTTTTGCGAAGTAGTCCGCTTTGAACCGGCGGAATCTGCCAGCGGAATGCTGCTAGATCATCTGGGAGTCCAACTCGACGTGATGGCCCACATTCTGCAACTCGTCGCGGAGTCAGAAGGCGACTCGTTGGATCATCTGCTCGAAATTGGCCGCTGTTACGCAGTTCGCCATTTGCTGTGGCCCGGCGAACTGCTTGCCGCGTCAGCATCGCGAGCGACGACCGACTTCTATCGCTCCTTGCCAAAACTGACTCGCCAGTTCTTGGAATTGGAAACGGTTGGCTTGAATGAGGTTTCAGCCCCTGAGTGAATTGACTTTTGTGAGTGGGCCAACATCGTTTTGCCCGCTCTGAATGTGACTCAGCTCTGTTTCTGAGTCGGTTGTTTTTGACTGCCTGGACGCTTGAAGCTGGCATTCAAGGATTTCCAGTCAATGACCAGCGACCCACCTTTCTTCGTGTGCTGTTTTTCCCAATTCATGAGTAGGTCGAGACAGGCATGATCGATGTA encodes:
- a CDS encoding molybdopterin-dependent oxidoreductase yields the protein MNDRRESRRAFLKLGVAANGGLAALGLLGCATSAKGQERESQTKNSGKQLLPQGIDLEKWNRIKGLPYELGGVGAAPGVCQLPGPLAKRNWPDRDKYKNVKQVPGMCQLCSTVCGIVGHVKDGRLIKIEGNPNDPNSRGHLCARGHAGLNHLYHPERLLYPIKRVGERGEGKWRRITWDEALDEIAAKLKAVRESGHPEEFAFHQGRQRSKDALKRFLDAYGTKTQLSHRALCSGNRRAANLTYLWESDWDLNDVEHSKYILNFGSNAFEAHQGHVPFATRIQNGRFKNGAKLVTFDVRLSNTAGGSDEWFAPFPGTDGAVALAMCHTILKENLHDAEFIRRWTNVTVDELREHVKSYTADWAEGLSGIPAADIRRIAIEFANAAPACTTMCNRGSSAHINGFYNDRAIQLLNALVGSVGKKGGWCWSPWGGLDPVVKTPKMPPGAKTWSVLEDPPEYPLANVWRRMRVGELVYLYLLQGRTKLQAYMTYNLDSPLTWPEESLTQQVLTNEKMIEFHVCINCFYNETAHYADIVLPWATYLERWDLDARGAYNLRPYVGLRTPMIEPLGESKDVREFFPELAKRIGGGMEEWYKESIEEYMEEWASNVPENPETGKQGLERLLDEGAWEAEREPFYEPYNIPLADDEMQGAVVDPTSGVILKDEVGIGIMQDGKPLRGFKTPSRKFEIRSLFVQKIGRNEDCSELIARSGVSKTKSRPASHQGHDVEVDPMPTWFQPVEHQHLADDEMIMTSFKWNVHNHGRTMNLKWLAEIVHSNPAWINPQTASKLGLKDGDWIELTSYYSTELEKQSPHLKRDDLPTTDGRRSVATMRVPIVTMEGIHPRALAMSNSCGHWQYTSVAQARKEPVSDGHLVGSDGQAYRDADWERNMWWEDESGNDPKQWKPNTGNGWNQNRLMPISPDPVSGQQSFHDTVVKVTKVG
- a CDS encoding molecular chaperone TorD family protein, producing the protein MSQNKIPLSSARDASARSNTYRLLARLWQRELDAKLLEVLQDPSLSESFLAAGGVLPTNDADTVEQLAIDFCQLFVGPKNHLPPYQSVWESGQLDGEATVSMRQFCEVVRFEPAESASGMLLDHLGVQLDVMAHILQLVAESEGDSLDHLLEIGRCYAVRHLLWPGELLAASASRATTDFYRSLPKLTRQFLELETVGLNEVSAPE